Proteins found in one Candidatus Limnocylindria bacterium genomic segment:
- a CDS encoding NUDIX domain-containing protein yields MTRDLARPVAVALIRRSDEILVFEVPDPVKRVTGWRPPGGTIEFGEQGRETVVREIREELDVELVDAGYLGTVENIFTYLGVAGHELVRVYSARFADARLYDRARFDCVEANGARFTCIWKPIADFRAGTPLYPDGLLELIR; encoded by the coding sequence GTGACGCGTGACCTCGCGCGACCCGTCGCCGTCGCGCTGATCAGACGCAGCGACGAGATCCTGGTCTTCGAGGTTCCCGATCCCGTGAAGCGCGTTACCGGATGGCGGCCTCCGGGCGGGACGATCGAGTTTGGCGAACAGGGTCGCGAGACGGTCGTGCGCGAGATTCGCGAAGAGCTCGACGTTGAGCTCGTCGACGCGGGCTACCTCGGAACAGTTGAAAACATCTTCACGTATCTCGGTGTCGCGGGGCACGAGCTCGTCCGCGTCTATTCGGCTCGCTTCGCGGACGCACGGCTGTACGATCGGGCCCGCTTCGATTGCGTCGAGGCGAACGGTGCGCGGTTCACGTGCATTTGGAAGCCGATCGCCGACTTCCGGGCCGGTACGCCACTCTATCCGGACGGGCTGC